The proteins below are encoded in one region of Pseudomonas putida S13.1.2:
- a CDS encoding IS110 family transposase, translating to MELCTTICVDLAKQVFQLAGEDATGRVIYEDRIKSRQAFHDFLIRLPTTVAVLMECGPGAQAWARLLQTKGNPVRILPAQRVAEHRSGAKNDRNDAHAILRAGRDTSIASVPIKSTTALAIQALHRIRRGNIKRHTALGNQIRGLLLEHGVSMPQGDAAISQQVPRALEDASLPLPDLLRELLDELLTDWLSLGERIAALSGRLEVTAQQDKVAQRLITIRGVGPIIATAIVAKQTEPSRFASGRMYSAFFGIVPDQHSSGNKIRLGRMSKRGDGYIRSLMIQGAHAVLSQLRPDSDQPDDRRLLRWLSRLGRKEAAIRLANRNLRIIWALLQSNQVYQRKPNNNPEAAMSL from the coding sequence GTGGAACTTTGCACAACCATCTGCGTTGACCTGGCCAAACAGGTCTTCCAGTTGGCAGGCGAGGACGCTACTGGTCGGGTGATCTACGAAGATCGCATCAAATCCCGTCAAGCATTCCATGACTTCCTGATCAGGCTGCCAACGACCGTGGCCGTCTTGATGGAGTGCGGTCCAGGTGCACAAGCCTGGGCCAGGCTGCTGCAAACCAAAGGTAATCCGGTTCGCATCCTGCCTGCGCAACGCGTCGCCGAACACCGTAGCGGCGCGAAGAACGACCGTAACGATGCCCATGCCATTCTGCGTGCCGGTCGCGATACCAGCATTGCCTCCGTACCGATCAAGAGCACCACAGCGCTGGCTATTCAAGCACTGCATCGCATCCGGCGCGGCAACATCAAGCGGCATACAGCGCTGGGCAATCAGATACGTGGCCTGCTGCTTGAGCATGGCGTATCCATGCCTCAAGGCGATGCCGCGATCAGTCAGCAGGTACCGCGGGCGCTTGAGGATGCCTCCTTGCCTCTGCCCGATTTGTTGCGCGAGTTGCTTGATGAGCTGCTGACTGACTGGCTGTCTTTAGGTGAACGCATTGCGGCGCTGAGTGGACGGCTCGAAGTGACAGCCCAGCAAGATAAGGTGGCACAGCGGCTGATCACCATTCGTGGCGTTGGCCCAATCATCGCCACGGCGATCGTGGCAAAACAGACCGAACCCAGCCGCTTCGCGAGTGGCCGAATGTATTCCGCCTTCTTCGGTATCGTGCCGGACCAGCACAGTAGCGGAAACAAAATCAGGCTGGGCAGAATGAGCAAGCGAGGTGACGGCTACATACGCAGCCTGATGATCCAGGGCGCCCATGCTGTCTTGAGTCAGCTAAGACCTGATTCCGATCAGCCAGACGATCGCCGCCTGTTGCGCTGGCTATCCCGCCTTGGACGCAAGGAGGCGGCGATCAGACTGGCTAATCGAAATCTGCGCATTATCTGGGCTCTGTTACAGAGCAATCAGGTCTACCAACGTAAACCGAACAACAACCCGGAGGCTGCTATGAGCCTCTGA
- a CDS encoding HAD family hydrolase, translating into MNKGYELLIFDWDGTLADSIGRIVEAMNAAAERAGEAPSHDDAVKGIIGLALGEAIHTLYPHLAPAQVERFRQHYADIYMALDQQPSPLFEGVVESLDAFRAKGYRLAVATGKARRGLDRVLKANGWEQFFDITRAADETRGKPHPLMLEEILGHCGVEPGRALMVGDSAFDLQMASNAGMHSVAVGYGAMPLQALAEFGPQVCIDHFSQLREWLDGSAIPFPR; encoded by the coding sequence ATGAATAAAGGCTATGAGCTACTGATCTTCGACTGGGACGGTACCCTGGCCGATTCCATCGGGCGTATTGTCGAGGCCATGAATGCTGCCGCCGAGCGCGCCGGCGAGGCGCCCAGCCACGACGACGCGGTCAAGGGCATCATCGGTTTGGCCCTGGGTGAGGCGATCCATACCCTGTACCCGCACCTGGCGCCTGCGCAGGTCGAACGCTTCCGTCAGCACTATGCCGATATCTACATGGCGCTGGACCAGCAGCCTTCGCCGCTGTTCGAGGGCGTGGTTGAGTCGCTGGATGCCTTCCGTGCCAAGGGTTACCGCCTGGCGGTGGCCACGGGCAAGGCACGTCGGGGGCTGGACCGGGTGCTCAAGGCCAATGGTTGGGAGCAGTTCTTCGACATCACCCGCGCAGCCGACGAAACCCGAGGCAAGCCGCACCCGCTTATGCTCGAAGAAATCCTCGGCCATTGCGGCGTCGAACCGGGGCGTGCGCTGATGGTCGGAGATTCGGCATTCGACCTGCAGATGGCCAGCAATGCCGGCATGCATTCGGTGGCAGTGGGCTATGGTGCCATGCCGCTGCAGGCGCTGGCCGAGTTTGGTCCGCAGGTGTGCATCGATCATTTTTCCCAGCTGCGCGAGTGGCTGGATGGTTCCGCAATTCCATTTCCAAGGTAG
- the rne gene encoding ribonuclease E, translated as MKRMLINATQPEELRVALVDGQRLYDLDIESGAREQKKANIYKGKITRIEPSLEAAFVDFGSERHGFLPLKEISREYFKKAPEGRVNIKEVLSEGQEVIVQVEKEERGNKGAALTTFISLAGRYLVLMPNNPRAGGISRRIEGEERNELREALNGLTVPGDMGLIVRTAGLGRSSEEMQWDLDYLLQLWTAIKEASLDRAAPFLIYQESNVIIRAIRDYLRQDIGEVLIDSIDAQEEALTFIRQVMPQYASKVKLYEDSVPLFNRFQIESQIETAFQRVVDLPSGGSIVIDPTEALVSIDINSARATKGSDIEETALQTNLEAAEEIARQLRLRDIGGLIVIDFIDMTPAKNQRAVEERVRECLEADRARVQVGRISRFGLLEMSRQRLRPSLGESSGIVCPRCSGTGIIRDVESLSLAILRLIEEEALKDRTAEVRAQVPIPVAAFLLNEKRNSITKIELRTRARIIILPNDHLETPHFEVQRLRDDNPEVLNNQSSYEIAATETEEAPQQAATRTLVRQEAAVKTAPARTNAPVPVAEEPQPVAPAAPAPSAPEPSLFKGLVKSLVSLFAGKDEPAAAPVVAEKPAAERSPRNEERRNGRQQTRNRNGRRDEERKPREERAPREERQPREERAPREERAPREERAPREERAPREERAPREERAPREERAPREERAPRQPREDRRSNRGEERVRELREPLDATPPAEREERQPREERVAREERAPREERAPREERAPREERTPREERAPREERAPREERAPREERAPREERAPRPPREERQPRVAEEAAEQAAELAEEQLPNEESLQDDQEGTDGERPRRRSRGQRRRSNRRERQRNANGELIDGGEEDEGSEEQPQQHQATELGAELAAGLAVTAAVASSNISADAEAQANQQAERATADVATVAETDNSEAASPVEQAEKVEQVEAVAKAEEVAVAPVVEQPVSQPVIVAEATAEPVVEVAPQPVAEEVPAAQPSIVAEAPVEAPAVEAGEIEQAPAAVDTAPVAEQPAPVVEAQPEVVAEPAPVVVEPAQVEAPAEVEPATVMLANGRAPNDPREVRRRKREAEAAAKAAQQAAATSEEPALEAADEHKPHHG; from the coding sequence ATGAAAAGAATGCTGATTAACGCAACTCAACCCGAAGAGTTGCGTGTAGCCCTGGTGGACGGCCAACGTCTCTACGACCTGGACATCGAGTCTGGTGCGCGAGAGCAGAAAAAGGCCAACATCTACAAAGGCAAGATCACCCGCATCGAACCTAGCCTCGAAGCCGCCTTCGTCGACTTCGGTTCCGAACGTCACGGCTTCCTGCCGCTGAAAGAAATCTCCCGCGAATACTTCAAGAAAGCCCCCGAAGGCCGGGTGAACATCAAGGAAGTGCTCAGCGAAGGCCAGGAAGTCATTGTCCAGGTCGAGAAGGAAGAGCGCGGCAACAAAGGCGCCGCCCTCACCACCTTCATCAGCCTGGCCGGCCGCTACCTGGTGCTGATGCCCAACAACCCGCGTGCTGGCGGCATCTCCCGCCGCATCGAAGGCGAAGAGCGCAACGAACTGCGCGAAGCCCTGAACGGCCTGACCGTGCCGGGCGACATGGGCCTGATCGTGCGCACTGCCGGCCTGGGCCGCAGCAGTGAAGAAATGCAGTGGGACCTCGACTACCTGCTGCAGCTGTGGACCGCCATCAAGGAAGCGTCCCTGGACCGCGCTGCGCCCTTCCTGATCTACCAGGAAAGCAACGTCATCATCCGCGCTATCCGTGACTACCTGCGCCAGGACATCGGCGAAGTGCTGATCGACAGCATCGATGCCCAGGAAGAAGCCCTGACCTTCATCCGCCAGGTGATGCCGCAGTACGCCAGCAAGGTGAAGCTGTACGAAGACAGCGTACCGCTGTTCAACCGCTTCCAGATCGAAAGCCAGATCGAAACCGCCTTCCAGCGCGTGGTCGACCTGCCGTCCGGTGGTTCGATCGTGATCGACCCGACCGAAGCCCTGGTGTCCATCGACATCAACTCGGCGCGCGCCACCAAAGGCAGCGACATCGAAGAAACCGCCCTGCAGACCAACCTGGAAGCGGCCGAGGAAATCGCCCGCCAGCTGCGCCTGCGTGACATTGGCGGCCTGATCGTCATCGACTTCATCGACATGACCCCGGCGAAAAACCAGCGTGCCGTGGAAGAACGCGTGCGCGAGTGCCTGGAAGCTGACCGTGCCCGCGTTCAGGTTGGCCGCATTTCGCGCTTCGGCCTGCTGGAAATGTCCCGTCAGCGCCTGCGCCCGTCGCTGGGCGAAAGCAGCGGCATCGTCTGCCCACGCTGCTCCGGCACCGGCATCATCCGTGACGTCGAGTCGCTGTCGCTGGCCATTTTGCGCCTGATCGAAGAAGAAGCCCTGAAGGACCGCACCGCCGAAGTCCGTGCACAAGTGCCGATCCCGGTGGCCGCGTTCCTGCTCAACGAGAAACGCAACTCGATTACCAAGATCGAACTGCGCACCCGTGCACGCATCATCATCCTGCCGAACGATCACCTGGAAACCCCGCACTTCGAAGTCCAGCGCCTGCGCGACGACAACCCGGAAGTGCTGAACAACCAGTCCAGCTACGAGATCGCCGCCACCGAGACCGAAGAGGCACCACAGCAGGCCGCCACCCGCACCCTGGTACGCCAGGAAGCGGCGGTCAAGACCGCACCGGCCCGTACCAACGCGCCAGTACCGGTTGCTGAAGAGCCACAGCCTGTCGCCCCGGCCGCCCCTGCCCCGAGCGCCCCGGAGCCAAGCCTGTTCAAAGGCCTGGTGAAGTCGCTGGTGAGCCTGTTCGCCGGCAAGGACGAACCTGCTGCTGCGCCGGTCGTCGCCGAGAAGCCAGCTGCCGAGCGCAGCCCGCGCAACGAAGAGCGCCGCAACGGCCGTCAGCAGACCCGCAACCGTAACGGCCGCCGTGACGAAGAGCGCAAGCCGCGTGAAGAACGTGCCCCGCGCGAAGAACGCCAGCCGCGTGAGGAGCGTGCGCCACGTGAAGAGCGCGCTCCACGCGAAGAGCGTGCACCACGCGAAGAGCGTGCACCACGTGAAGAACGCGCCCCGCGCGAAGAGCGTGCACCACGTGAAGAACGCGCCCCACGCGAAGAACGCGCCCCACGCCAGCCTCGCGAAGACCGCCGAAGCAACCGCGGCGAAGAACGCGTGCGTGAGCTGCGCGAGCCGCTGGATGCCACCCCGCCAGCCGAACGCGAAGAGCGTCAGCCGCGTGAAGAGCGTGTAGCCCGCGAAGAACGTGCTCCACGTGAAGAGCGCGCACCTCGCGAAGAACGTGCCCCACGTGAAGAGCGCACACCTCGCGAAGAACGTGCTCCGCGTGAAGAGCGCGCCCCACGTGAAGAACGCGCACCTCGTGAAGAGCGCGCTCCGCGCGAAGAACGTGCCCCGCGCCCACCTCGCGAAGAGCGCCAGCCACGTGTAGCTGAAGAAGCTGCCGAGCAGGCTGCCGAACTGGCCGAAGAGCAACTGCCGAACGAAGAGTCGCTGCAAGACGATCAGGAAGGCACCGATGGCGAGCGCCCGCGCCGCCGCTCCCGTGGTCAGCGTCGTCGCAGCAACCGTCGTGAGCGCCAGCGCAACGCCAATGGCGAGCTGATCGACGGTGGCGAAGAGGACGAAGGCAGCGAAGAGCAGCCACAACAGCACCAGGCCACTGAGCTGGGTGCCGAACTGGCCGCAGGCCTGGCCGTGACTGCCGCTGTCGCCAGCAGCAACATCAGCGCCGACGCCGAAGCCCAGGCCAACCAGCAAGCCGAGCGCGCCACCGCCGACGTCGCCACCGTTGCAGAGACCGACAACAGCGAAGCCGCCTCGCCGGTCGAGCAAGCTGAAAAGGTCGAGCAGGTCGAAGCCGTCGCCAAGGCTGAAGAAGTGGCCGTGGCCCCAGTGGTCGAGCAGCCTGTCAGCCAGCCGGTAATCGTGGCCGAGGCAACTGCCGAGCCAGTGGTCGAAGTCGCTCCGCAGCCAGTGGCTGAGGAAGTGCCTGCTGCGCAACCTTCGATCGTCGCCGAGGCACCTGTTGAAGCGCCTGCCGTCGAAGCAGGTGAAATCGAACAGGCTCCGGCTGCGGTTGATACCGCTCCGGTCGCCGAGCAGCCAGCACCGGTTGTCGAAGCCCAGCCAGAAGTGGTAGCCGAGCCTGCACCAGTGGTAGTCGAGCCTGCGCAGGTTGAAGCCCCGGCTGAGGTAGAGCCTGCGACTGTCATGCTGGCCAACGGCCGCGCGCCGAACGACCCGCGTGAAGTGCGCCGCCGCAAGCGTGAGGCCGAGGCCGCCGCCAAAGCTGCGCAGCAAGCTGCTGCAACCTCCGAGGAGCCCGCCCTGGAAGCCGCCGATGAGCACAAACCTCATCACGGTTGA
- a CDS encoding Trm112 family protein, giving the protein MDTKLLDILACPITKGPLKLSADKTELISKGAGLAYPIRDGIPVMLESEARTLTDDERLDK; this is encoded by the coding sequence ATGGACACCAAACTGCTCGATATCCTGGCCTGCCCGATCACCAAGGGCCCGCTTAAGCTCAGTGCCGACAAGACCGAGCTGATCAGCAAGGGCGCCGGCCTGGCCTACCCGATCCGCGACGGCATCCCGGTCATGCTGGAAAGCGAGGCGCGCACCCTGACCGACGACGAGCGTCTGGACAAATGA
- the kdsB gene encoding 3-deoxy-manno-octulosonate cytidylyltransferase: MSLDFTVVIPARLRSTRLPGKPLLAIAGKPMVQHVWEQARKSAASRVVIATDDTSILEVCQAFGAEVLMTRADHESGTDRLAEVAAHLGLPADAIVVNVQGDEPLIPPVIIDQVAANLAAHPEAGIATLAEPIHEPETLFNPNAVKVVSDKSGLALTFSRAPLPWARDGFAKDRSVLPEGVPYRRHIGMYAYRVGFLHDFVGWGPCWLEQAEALEQLRALWHGVRIHVEDAIEAPAVGVDTPEDLERVRRLLEA; this comes from the coding sequence ATGAGCCTGGACTTCACTGTGGTGATCCCCGCCCGGCTGCGCTCCACTCGGCTGCCAGGCAAGCCGCTGCTGGCGATTGCCGGCAAGCCGATGGTGCAACATGTGTGGGAGCAGGCGCGCAAAAGTGCTGCCAGCCGTGTGGTCATCGCCACCGACGACACCAGTATCCTCGAGGTCTGCCAGGCGTTCGGCGCCGAAGTGCTGATGACCCGCGCCGACCATGAGTCAGGCACCGACCGCCTGGCCGAAGTGGCTGCGCATCTGGGCTTGCCGGCTGATGCCATCGTGGTCAACGTGCAGGGCGACGAGCCGCTGATCCCGCCGGTGATCATCGACCAGGTGGCGGCCAACCTGGCTGCGCATCCAGAGGCCGGCATCGCTACCTTGGCCGAGCCGATCCATGAGCCGGAAACCCTGTTCAACCCCAATGCGGTCAAGGTGGTGAGCGACAAGAGCGGCCTGGCCCTGACGTTCAGCCGTGCGCCGCTGCCTTGGGCCCGCGATGGCTTTGCCAAGGACCGCAGCGTGCTGCCGGAAGGCGTGCCGTATCGCCGCCACATCGGCATGTACGCCTACCGCGTCGGCTTCCTGCATGACTTCGTCGGTTGGGGCCCATGCTGGCTTGAACAGGCCGAAGCGCTGGAGCAACTGCGTGCCTTGTGGCACGGCGTGCGCATTCACGTCGAGGACGCCATCGAGGCGCCGGCCGTGGGCGTTGATACCCCTGAAGACCTTGAGCGCGTGCGGCGCTTGCTGGAGGCTTGA
- a CDS encoding low molecular weight protein-tyrosine-phosphatase: MRVLFVCLGNICRSPTAEGVLRHQLQAAGLADRVHVASAGTGDWHVGKAPDSRTCKAALARGYDLSPQRAQQVKAAHFADYDLILAMDESNLRDLRALRPHTAVSELDLFLRRYGAELDEVPDPYYGGADGFEQVLDLVEAACQALVLEIKGRL, from the coding sequence ATGCGCGTCCTGTTCGTCTGCCTGGGCAACATCTGCCGCTCGCCCACCGCCGAAGGCGTGCTGCGCCATCAATTGCAGGCTGCCGGGCTTGCCGACCGGGTGCATGTGGCTTCTGCCGGCACCGGCGACTGGCATGTCGGCAAGGCGCCAGACAGCCGCACCTGCAAGGCGGCGCTGGCGCGCGGTTACGACCTGTCGCCCCAGCGTGCCCAGCAGGTCAAGGCGGCGCATTTTGCCGACTATGACCTTATCCTGGCCATGGACGAGAGCAACCTGCGCGATCTGCGCGCCTTGCGCCCGCACACCGCCGTGAGCGAACTCGACCTGTTCCTGCGCCGCTATGGTGCAGAGCTGGATGAAGTGCCTGACCCTTACTACGGTGGCGCCGACGGCTTCGAGCAGGTGCTCGACCTGGTCGAGGCGGCGTGCCAGGCACTGGTGCTGGAAATCAAGGGGCGGCTATGA
- a CDS encoding ExbD/TolR family protein produces the protein MKFRRNRQRENVDINLASLIDVVFVLLLFFVVTTTFTRETQLRVELPEAASAEQAPADQGKLVEITISADGVYSVNNHLLPKSDLATLSEAIERESGGDNKLPLAISADGKTPHQAVVTAMDAAGKLGFSQLRMTTVEAAQGTP, from the coding sequence GTGAAGTTCCGGCGCAATCGCCAGCGGGAGAACGTCGACATCAACCTGGCGTCGTTGATCGACGTGGTGTTCGTCCTGCTGCTGTTCTTCGTGGTTACCACCACCTTCACCCGCGAGACCCAGCTGCGCGTCGAGCTGCCCGAAGCTGCCAGCGCCGAACAGGCGCCGGCCGATCAGGGCAAGCTGGTGGAAATTACCATCAGCGCCGACGGCGTGTATTCGGTAAACAACCACCTGCTGCCCAAGAGCGACCTGGCCACCTTGAGCGAGGCCATCGAGCGTGAGTCGGGCGGTGACAACAAGCTGCCGCTGGCCATCAGCGCCGACGGCAAGACCCCGCACCAGGCTGTGGTCACCGCAATGGACGCCGCCGGCAAGCTCGGTTTCAGCCAGTTGCGCATGACCACCGTCGAGGCGGCCCAGGGCACGCCTTGA
- the rluC gene encoding 23S rRNA pseudouridine(955/2504/2580) synthase RluC, with protein MTTNTPPTSGVQLIEVAPELAGQRIDNFLITALKGVPKTLVYRILRKGEVRVNKGRVKPEYKIQAGDIVRVPPVRLPERDEPAPVAQGLLQRLEAAIVYEDKALIVMNKPSGIAVHGGSGLSFGVIEALRQLRPDAKELELVHRLDRDTSGLLMIAKKRSMLRHLHAALRGDGVDKRYMALVRGHWPTSKKQVNAPLLKSNLRSGERMVEVNEEGKEALTLFRVLRRFGEFATIVEARPITGRTHQIRVHTLHAGHMIAGDSKYGDEDFTREIRELGGKRLFLHAYALTVPLPDGGELKLEAPVDEVWAKTIERLSAS; from the coding sequence ATGACGACCAATACCCCTCCGACTTCCGGCGTTCAGCTGATCGAAGTCGCGCCGGAGCTTGCCGGCCAACGCATTGATAATTTCCTCATCACGGCCCTCAAGGGCGTGCCCAAGACTTTGGTCTACCGCATCCTGCGCAAGGGTGAAGTGCGGGTGAACAAAGGGCGGGTAAAGCCTGAGTACAAGATCCAGGCCGGCGACATCGTGCGGGTACCGCCCGTCCGCCTGCCGGAGCGTGACGAGCCGGCACCGGTAGCCCAGGGCCTGCTGCAGCGCCTTGAGGCGGCCATTGTCTACGAAGACAAGGCGCTGATCGTGATGAACAAGCCGTCCGGCATTGCCGTGCATGGCGGTAGCGGCCTGAGCTTTGGTGTGATCGAGGCGCTGCGCCAGCTACGCCCGGACGCCAAGGAGCTGGAGCTGGTGCACCGCCTGGACCGCGACACCTCCGGCCTGCTGATGATCGCCAAGAAGCGCAGCATGCTGCGCCACTTGCACGCTGCCCTGCGCGGCGATGGTGTCGACAAGCGCTACATGGCGCTGGTGCGCGGCCATTGGCCGACCTCGAAGAAGCAGGTGAACGCCCCGTTGCTCAAAAGCAACCTGCGCTCCGGCGAGCGCATGGTCGAAGTGAACGAGGAGGGCAAGGAAGCGTTGACCCTGTTCCGCGTGCTGCGCCGCTTTGGCGAGTTCGCCACCATTGTCGAGGCCCGCCCCATCACTGGGCGCACCCACCAGATTCGCGTGCACACCCTGCATGCCGGGCACATGATTGCCGGTGACAGCAAGTACGGTGACGAAGACTTCACGCGTGAAATTCGTGAGCTGGGGGGCAAGCGGCTGTTCCTGCATGCCTACGCACTGACCGTGCCGCTGCCGGATGGTGGTGAGCTCAAGCTTGAAGCGCCTGTGGATGAAGTCTGGGCGAAAACCATTGAACGTTTGAGTGCGTCCTGA
- the lpxK gene encoding tetraacyldisaccharide 4'-kinase produces the protein MAFADRLLAAWYAGHPALALLRPLEALYRRVVTRKRARFLSGESASYRAPVPVIVVGNITVGGTGKTPMILWLIEHCRQQGLKVGVVSRGYGAKPPQLPWRVQADQPADQAGDEPLLIVQRTGVPLMIDPDRSRAVQALLASEPLDLILCDDGMQHYRLARDLELVLIDAARGLGNGRCLPAGPLREPAERLQGADAVLFNGASADRADGFGFCLQPSALVNLRSGQRRALDHFPAGQRLHAVAGIGNPQRFFNTLLGLNWQPVPHPFADHAQFSARNLAFSPPLPLVMTEKDAVKCRAFAADDWWYLAVEAQPTPAFSTWFDNQLQRLLRKP, from the coding sequence ATGGCCTTCGCCGACCGTTTACTCGCCGCCTGGTACGCCGGGCACCCCGCCCTGGCGCTACTGCGCCCGCTGGAGGCGTTGTACCGTCGCGTGGTCACGCGCAAGCGGGCACGTTTTCTCAGTGGTGAGAGTGCCAGCTACCGGGCGCCAGTGCCGGTTATCGTGGTGGGCAACATCACCGTGGGCGGCACCGGCAAGACGCCGATGATCCTCTGGCTGATCGAACACTGCCGCCAGCAGGGGCTGAAGGTGGGCGTGGTCAGCCGTGGCTATGGTGCCAAGCCGCCACAGCTGCCTTGGCGGGTGCAGGCCGACCAGCCGGCCGATCAGGCTGGCGACGAACCGCTGCTGATCGTGCAGCGTACCGGTGTGCCGCTGATGATCGACCCTGACCGCTCCCGCGCCGTGCAGGCGTTGCTGGCCAGCGAACCGCTCGACCTGATCCTCTGCGACGACGGCATGCAGCACTATCGGCTGGCCCGCGACCTGGAACTGGTGCTGATTGATGCCGCCCGGGGCCTGGGCAATGGCCGCTGCCTGCCGGCCGGCCCTTTGCGCGAGCCGGCCGAACGCCTGCAAGGCGCTGACGCGGTGCTGTTCAACGGTGCCAGTGCCGACCGCGCCGATGGTTTTGGTTTTTGCCTGCAACCTTCCGCGCTGGTCAACCTGCGCAGCGGCCAGCGTCGAGCCCTCGACCATTTCCCAGCAGGCCAGCGCCTGCACGCGGTGGCCGGTATCGGCAACCCGCAACGTTTCTTCAATACCCTGCTGGGGCTAAACTGGCAGCCGGTGCCGCATCCCTTCGCCGACCATGCACAGTTCAGCGCCCGTAACCTGGCCTTCAGCCCGCCGCTGCCGCTGGTGATGACCGAGAAGGATGCGGTGAAATGCCGGGCCTTCGCCGCTGACGACTGGTGGTACCTGGCCGTCGAGGCGCAGCCCACCCCGGCTTTCAGCACCTGGTTCGACAACCAGCTGCAACGCCTGCTGCGCAAGCCCTGA
- a CDS encoding MotA/TolQ/ExbB proton channel family protein, with amino-acid sequence MWELVKSGGWMMLPIILSSIAAMAIVVERLWTLRASRVTPPHLLGQVWMWIKDKQLTSDKLKALRADSPLGEILAAGLANSRHGREIMKECIEEAASRVIHELERYISTLGTIAAMAPLLGLLGTVLGMIDIFSAFMGSQMTANASVLAGGISKALVTTAAGLMVGIPAVFFHRFLLRRIDELVVGMEQEAIKLVEVIQGDREVEVAGGKA; translated from the coding sequence GTGTGGGAATTGGTCAAGTCCGGTGGTTGGATGATGCTGCCGATCATTCTGAGTTCCATCGCTGCCATGGCTATCGTCGTCGAACGCCTGTGGACCCTGCGCGCCAGTCGCGTCACCCCGCCGCACCTGCTGGGCCAGGTGTGGATGTGGATCAAGGACAAGCAACTGACCAGTGACAAGCTCAAGGCCTTGCGCGCCGATTCGCCATTGGGCGAAATCCTTGCGGCAGGCCTGGCCAACTCGCGCCATGGCCGCGAAATCATGAAAGAGTGCATCGAGGAAGCCGCCTCGCGCGTCATTCACGAACTGGAGCGCTACATCAGCACGCTCGGCACCATCGCCGCCATGGCCCCGCTGCTGGGCCTGCTGGGCACCGTGCTGGGCATGATCGACATCTTCAGTGCGTTCATGGGCTCGCAAATGACTGCCAATGCGTCCGTGCTGGCCGGTGGTATCTCCAAGGCCCTGGTCACCACTGCCGCCGGCCTGATGGTCGGTATCCCGGCAGTGTTCTTCCACCGCTTCCTGCTGCGCCGCATCGATGAGCTGGTGGTGGGCATGGAGCAAGAGGCGATCAAACTGGTGGAAGTGATCCAGGGCGACCGTGAAGTGGAAGTGGCCGGAGGCAAGGCGTGA
- the murB gene encoding UDP-N-acetylmuramate dehydrogenase, whose amino-acid sequence MTAPWQEQVSLKPYNTFGIDVKARFFSQAHDDQQVRLALGQAQRQGVPVLVIGGGSNLLLTRDIDALVLHMASRGRRVLSDDGEHIVVEAEAGEPWHPFVQWTLAQGYCGLENLSLIPGTVGAAPMQNVGAYGVEIKDVFAGLTALDRETGELHDFGLAECAFGYRDSLFKRNPGRWLILRVRFALSRSLQAHLDYGPVRQRLAEQGVTAPTAQAISDAICSIRREKLPDPLELGNAGSFFKNPVVSAEQVERIRANYPAVVAYPQAGGQAKLAAGWLIEQAGWKGHRDGDAGVHRLQSLVLVNYGQASGAQMHALARQIQADILERFGVELEMEPNLY is encoded by the coding sequence ATGACAGCGCCGTGGCAGGAGCAGGTATCGCTCAAACCGTACAACACCTTCGGCATCGACGTGAAGGCGCGTTTTTTCAGCCAGGCGCACGATGATCAGCAGGTGCGCCTGGCGCTGGGCCAGGCGCAGCGGCAAGGGGTGCCGGTGCTGGTGATCGGTGGCGGCAGCAACCTGTTGCTGACCCGCGATATTGATGCGCTGGTGCTGCACATGGCCAGCCGTGGCCGCCGCGTGCTCAGCGACGATGGTGAGCACATCGTGGTAGAGGCCGAGGCCGGTGAGCCGTGGCACCCGTTCGTGCAGTGGACACTGGCGCAGGGTTATTGCGGGCTGGAAAACCTCAGCCTGATCCCTGGCACGGTGGGCGCCGCGCCGATGCAGAACGTGGGCGCCTACGGGGTAGAGATCAAGGACGTGTTTGCCGGCCTGACTGCCCTGGACCGTGAGACTGGCGAACTGCATGACTTCGGTTTGGCAGAATGTGCCTTCGGCTATCGCGACAGCCTGTTCAAGCGCAACCCAGGGCGCTGGCTGATCCTGCGCGTGCGTTTTGCCTTGAGCCGCAGCCTGCAGGCCCACCTGGACTATGGTCCGGTGCGTCAGCGCCTCGCGGAGCAGGGCGTAACCGCACCGACCGCGCAGGCGATCAGCGATGCCATTTGCAGCATTCGCCGCGAAAAACTGCCAGACCCGCTGGAACTGGGCAATGCCGGAAGCTTTTTCAAGAACCCGGTGGTGTCGGCTGAGCAGGTCGAGCGTATTCGTGCGAACTACCCGGCCGTGGTGGCTTATCCTCAGGCCGGTGGCCAGGCGAAGCTGGCGGCGGGTTGGCTGATCGAGCAGGCGGGGTGGAAGGGCCATCGTGACGGTGATGCGGGTGTGCACCGCTTGCAGTCGCTGGTGCTGGTCAACTACGGCCAGGCGAGCGGGGCGCAGATGCATGCGCTGGCGCGGCAGATCCAGGCGGATATCCTGGAGCGGTTTGGGGTGGAGCTGGAGATGGAGCCTAACCTCTACTGA